From Pigmentibacter ruber, a single genomic window includes:
- a CDS encoding putative quinol monooxygenase, whose protein sequence is MKTLLTSFAALFISLNAFSVTPNQDLKKALIVTVKAKPGKGKQALDYLASANPLKVVANEKETKTWYFVKLNEETFYVFDTFTTEEGRNVHIAGDIPKAVIAKPDLFFPLEVKKVDIIMSAQPK, encoded by the coding sequence ATGAAAACATTATTAACTTCGTTCGCTGCTTTATTCATTAGTCTTAACGCATTTTCAGTAACTCCTAATCAAGATCTAAAGAAAGCTCTTATTGTTACAGTAAAAGCAAAACCAGGGAAAGGAAAACAAGCTTTAGATTACTTGGCAAGTGCAAATCCATTGAAAGTTGTTGCTAATGAAAAAGAAACTAAAACTTGGTACTTTGTTAAATTAAATGAAGAAACATTCTATGTTTTTGATACTTTTACAACTGAAGAAGGCAGAAATGTACATATTGCTGGCGACATTCCTAAAGCAGTAATTGCTAAACCTGATCTTTTCTTTCCTCTAGAAGTAAAAAAAGTTGATATTATTATGTCTGCTCAACCAAAATAA
- a CDS encoding MFS transporter: protein MSKNVSNVSYLFVYFLVLYEFSVYISNDMIMPGMIYVIQDFKVDNSYIPSALSLYIFGGSCLQLFVGYFAEKYGKRKLLLYGIMSFILGCMLNSIALNIYQFLLARIIQGLGIAFISAIGYATVQETFPEKKAVKIIAFMTSVSILAPLVGPLIGSLYLQFFHWRGINIFITFLATIAFIGLYFSFPKDNVLKNNISFIEDGIKLYTKILLQNRFLFGVLTFTFAQFPLILWISVSPILLIQNEKISFIKYGFFQFPIFGGFIAGTTLLQLLLKKFDLRDIIVISAFIIFSGLLTLFFTTFYLAINIELIMILLSIYTFGLGCISSPLIRTILYSYAYPKTAMTALFSFINMIILSMSVEFFSNYIKNVKLFSNILFGSLLCFSITIFLYLNYTKERKKII from the coding sequence ATGTCAAAAAACGTGTCTAATGTGTCGTATTTATTTGTTTACTTCTTAGTTTTATACGAATTTAGTGTTTATATCTCAAATGATATGATCATGCCTGGGATGATTTATGTCATCCAAGATTTTAAAGTTGATAATAGTTATATCCCTAGCGCATTGAGTTTATATATTTTTGGCGGATCATGCCTTCAATTATTTGTTGGTTACTTTGCTGAAAAATATGGAAAACGTAAGCTACTGTTATATGGTATCATGAGTTTTATTCTAGGGTGTATGTTAAATTCAATAGCACTTAACATTTACCAGTTTTTGCTTGCAAGAATAATTCAAGGACTTGGTATTGCATTTATTAGTGCTATAGGCTACGCCACTGTCCAAGAAACATTCCCAGAAAAAAAAGCAGTGAAAATTATTGCTTTTATGACTTCAGTAAGCATTCTAGCTCCTTTAGTTGGTCCTTTAATTGGCAGTCTTTACTTACAATTTTTTCATTGGCGAGGCATAAATATTTTTATTACATTTTTAGCAACAATTGCTTTTATAGGCCTATATTTTTCTTTCCCAAAAGATAACGTACTAAAAAATAATATCAGCTTTATTGAGGATGGAATAAAATTATATACTAAAATACTGCTACAAAATAGGTTTCTTTTTGGAGTTTTAACTTTTACTTTTGCCCAATTCCCATTAATTTTATGGATTTCAGTTTCACCTATATTATTAATTCAAAATGAAAAAATCTCTTTTATAAAATATGGTTTTTTTCAATTCCCGATTTTTGGAGGATTTATTGCAGGAACGACTTTATTACAACTTTTGTTAAAGAAATTTGATTTAAGAGATATTATTGTCATTTCTGCATTTATTATTTTTTCAGGTTTATTAACATTATTTTTTACAACATTTTATTTAGCAATTAATATTGAGTTAATTATGATATTATTAAGTATTTATACTTTTGGGTTGGGTTGTATTAGTTCACCTTTAATTAGAACAATATTATACTCATATGCATATCCAAAAACAGCTATGACTGCACTATTTAGTTTTATTAACATGATAATTTTAAGTATGAGTGTGGAATTTTTTTCAAATTATATAAAAAATGTAAAATTATTTTCAAATATTTTATTTGGAAGCTTACTTTGCTTTTCTATAACAATTTTTCTCTATTTAAATTACACAAAAGAAAGAAAAAAAATTATTTGA
- a CDS encoding 2OG-Fe(II) oxygenase, with protein MTLSNKVLNLNWNLINEKLLNNGYYLHQQFLTAVESQKFKDFYQKDELYRSTIVMERYQFGKGIYRYFKYPLPNTIQILREVIYSQLVNTANEWSKRNKYDYIYPTTLNSFLSETSIGKQTKSTPLILKYKQGDYTCLHQDIASSNFFPYQIVFGLDQQGVDYEGGYFILVQQRPRMQSIPRVVTIPKGGFVIFSSNYHAELGNKGFYRTVFKHGVSEVTQGDRMTLGILFHDYQVENSLL; from the coding sequence ATGACCCTAAGTAACAAAGTATTGAATTTAAATTGGAATTTAATAAATGAAAAACTGTTAAATAACGGATACTATTTGCATCAGCAGTTTTTAACCGCAGTAGAAAGTCAGAAATTTAAAGACTTCTATCAAAAAGATGAATTATATCGTTCAACAATTGTCATGGAAAGATATCAATTTGGTAAAGGAATATATCGTTATTTTAAATATCCTTTGCCAAATACTATTCAAATACTAAGAGAAGTTATTTATTCACAGCTTGTGAATACTGCAAATGAATGGAGTAAACGAAATAAATATGATTATATTTATCCAACAACTTTAAATAGCTTTTTAAGTGAAACATCAATTGGAAAGCAAACTAAATCTACTCCATTAATTTTAAAATACAAACAAGGTGATTATACATGTTTGCATCAAGATATAGCTAGTTCAAATTTTTTCCCTTATCAAATTGTTTTTGGGCTAGATCAGCAAGGTGTTGATTACGAGGGTGGATATTTTATATTAGTGCAACAAAGACCTCGAATGCAAAGTATTCCCCGTGTAGTGACTATTCCAAAAGGAGGTTTTGTCATATTTTCTTCAAATTATCATGCTGAATTAGGGAACAAAGGTTTTTATCGTACTGTCTTTAAACATGGAGTTAGTGAAGTAACACAAGGGGATAGAATGACATTGGGGATACTTTTTCATGATTATCAAGTTGAAAATTCATTACTATAA
- a CDS encoding ubiquitin carboxyl-terminal hydrolase family protein yields MSIKHKLIFTIIFGISLISCNKTSKKHESSSAREIPPRQSQTEVQITTKLLSEAVGTENLGNTCFANSVHKLLWSYLRKSNFPLNNNLQREFFAFMESLSMKMDAVYHNPSNVEVLNSKDPFFREALYKIFTEITQTLLYRTGSGSINGLVITKDQIDADEYFRLLSGFFELNETPESFYVSSQIKLKDGTLKPIYTESLVNGKFTKNIYYPINLIKNINNINDLINHNLKETIDGFFDSDTGITQSVEKQTYFTLDDLNKAPNRIILTLKRFTQQGANLVKNTDIVTFPEVFPIHFYSLKDNLKSTTQRAYGVKAVIIHHGTLNGGHYYAYLKEKNKWYKHNDSVVNEVNTSADITAMNNDISQFGYLFLLEQDLSI; encoded by the coding sequence ATGAGTATAAAACATAAATTAATATTTACAATTATTTTTGGAATAAGCCTAATATCTTGTAATAAAACAAGTAAAAAGCATGAGAGTTCTAGTGCAAGGGAAATTCCACCACGCCAATCACAAACAGAAGTTCAAATTACAACCAAACTTCTTTCAGAAGCAGTTGGAACAGAAAATTTAGGCAATACATGCTTTGCTAATTCTGTGCATAAATTGCTTTGGTCTTATTTAAGAAAAAGCAATTTTCCTTTAAATAATAATTTACAAAGGGAGTTTTTTGCTTTTATGGAATCGTTAAGTATGAAAATGGATGCAGTATATCATAATCCTTCTAACGTTGAGGTCTTAAATAGTAAAGATCCATTTTTCCGAGAAGCGTTATATAAAATATTTACTGAAATAACACAAACTCTTTTATATAGAACAGGTTCAGGGTCAATTAATGGTCTTGTGATCACAAAAGACCAAATTGATGCAGATGAATACTTTAGACTTCTTTCAGGATTTTTTGAGCTTAATGAAACACCAGAATCATTTTATGTATCATCGCAAATTAAGTTAAAAGATGGAACATTAAAACCTATTTATACTGAATCATTAGTAAATGGTAAATTTACTAAAAACATCTATTATCCTATTAATTTAATAAAAAATATTAATAATATTAATGATTTAATAAATCATAATTTAAAAGAAACTATAGATGGTTTCTTTGATAGTGATACAGGAATAACACAATCTGTTGAAAAACAAACTTATTTTACATTAGATGATTTGAATAAAGCTCCAAATAGAATAATTTTAACTTTAAAACGTTTTACGCAACAAGGCGCTAATTTAGTTAAAAATACTGATATTGTTACTTTTCCTGAAGTTTTTCCTATTCATTTTTATTCATTGAAAGACAATTTAAAATCGACAACTCAAAGAGCTTATGGCGTTAAAGCTGTGATAATACATCATGGTACATTAAATGGTGGTCATTATTATGCCTATCTAAAAGAAAAAAATAAATGGTACAAACATAATGATTCCGTTGTGAATGAAGTAAATACATCCGCAGATATTACTGCAATGAATAATGATATTAGTCAATTCGGATACTTATTTTTACTTGAACAAGATTTGAGCATTTAA
- a CDS encoding DsrE family protein, whose translation MSQISIVIFNDPKSPGDESLGRIFNALVLAADLKTQRQDFEIYFQGAGTRWIAALEDSNHPAHELYTLVKTNITGASKACATVFNAKEDVEKYGINLIDQFQIPSIGGATSLASLLIQGKTLITF comes from the coding sequence ATGTCACAAATTTCTATTGTTATATTTAATGATCCAAAAAGTCCTGGAGATGAATCTTTAGGGAGAATTTTTAACGCTCTTGTTCTAGCAGCCGACTTAAAGACACAAAGACAAGACTTTGAAATATATTTTCAAGGTGCTGGAACACGTTGGATTGCTGCTTTAGAAGATTCCAATCATCCAGCACACGAATTATATACACTAGTTAAAACAAATATCACTGGGGCATCAAAAGCTTGTGCTACAGTTTTTAATGCAAAAGAAGATGTTGAAAAATATGGGATTAATTTAATTGATCAATTTCAAATTCCTAGTATAGGAGGAGCTACTAGTCTAGCAAGCTTATTAATTCAAGGAAAAACTTTAATTACATTTTAA
- a CDS encoding pirin family protein: MTGDYIIQGISKSIGSITVTRCLPHSKKRYLGPFVFVDHMGPIEYNLENDINVLPHPHIGLMTVTYFLAGEGFHIDSIGNKQQINVGDINLMIAGKGIVHAEKSRHIPKDQTKKIHMLQIWIALPKEEEECEPQFINYPKDKLPKFTLNQTLDVHLLIGRYEQFQSPVKTFTETLYCIIECKKNNTEKLLFPYKELGILVANGHAKINTHNLKANDLIILENPNDIQIEGEQGSILVCFGGTPYPEKRHIWWNFVATRKELIKEAAEKWKNQKMGSIPGELEYVPLPSDYNF; this comes from the coding sequence ATGACAGGTGATTACATAATTCAAGGAATTTCTAAAAGTATAGGGAGCATTACAGTTACAAGATGTTTACCACACTCAAAAAAAAGGTATCTTGGCCCTTTTGTCTTTGTAGATCATATGGGTCCTATTGAATACAATTTAGAAAATGATATTAATGTTTTACCACATCCACACATTGGATTAATGACTGTTACTTATTTTTTAGCTGGTGAAGGCTTTCATATAGATAGTATTGGAAATAAACAACAAATAAATGTAGGTGACATTAATTTAATGATTGCTGGAAAAGGAATCGTGCATGCCGAAAAAAGTAGACATATTCCTAAAGATCAAACAAAAAAAATTCATATGCTCCAAATTTGGATTGCACTTCCTAAAGAAGAAGAAGAATGCGAACCGCAATTTATTAATTATCCAAAAGATAAACTTCCAAAATTTACACTAAATCAAACCTTAGATGTACATTTACTAATTGGAAGATATGAGCAATTTCAATCTCCTGTTAAAACTTTTACAGAAACGTTGTATTGCATTATTGAATGCAAAAAAAATAACACCGAAAAATTATTATTCCCTTACAAAGAACTTGGTATCTTAGTAGCAAATGGACATGCTAAAATAAATACGCATAATCTAAAAGCAAATGACCTTATTATTTTAGAAAATCCTAACGATATTCAAATTGAAGGTGAACAAGGTAGCATCCTAGTTTGTTTTGGAGGAACCCCATATCCCGAAAAAAGACATATCTGGTGGAATTTTGTTGCTACAAGAAAAGAATTAATTAAAGAAGCTGCCGAAAAATGGAAAAATCAAAAAATGGGATCAATACCAGGAGAATTAGAGTATGTTCCATTACCAAGTGATTATAATTTTTGA
- a CDS encoding methylated-DNA--[protein]-cysteine S-methyltransferase, which produces MQVKQKKITTNLCDLYLVGSTAGLQGVYWSEQPINSGENIINSYINEILEETERQLHEYLTGKRTTFNLKLDIIGSQFQKQVWAQLVKIPYGTTISYKKLAQNCGNMSASRAVGNANGKNPFCIIIPCHRVIASDGSLGGFSGGLHIKKALLDLEKKFNF; this is translated from the coding sequence ATGCAGGTAAAACAGAAAAAAATAACAACAAACCTTTGTGATCTTTACTTAGTTGGATCAACAGCAGGTCTTCAGGGGGTTTATTGGTCAGAGCAGCCAATAAATTCTGGAGAAAATATAATTAATAGTTATATTAATGAAATATTAGAAGAAACAGAACGCCAATTACATGAATATCTTACTGGTAAGAGAACAACTTTTAATTTAAAGCTTGATATTATAGGCTCTCAATTTCAAAAACAGGTTTGGGCTCAGTTGGTTAAAATTCCTTATGGAACAACCATTTCCTATAAAAAGCTCGCTCAAAATTGCGGAAATATGAGTGCCAGTAGAGCTGTAGGCAATGCAAATGGAAAGAACCCTTTTTGTATAATTATTCCATGCCATAGAGTGATAGCATCTGATGGATCTCTAGGAGGATTTTCTGGTGGATTACACATTAAAAAAGCCTTACTAGATTTAGAAAAAAAATTTAATTTTTAA
- a CDS encoding DNA-3-methyladenine glycosylase 2 family protein produces MLQQEAGYLAIISKDSRFDGKFYFGVKTTGIFCRPICPATPKISNIKLFSSIEEAERFGFRPCLRCQPQKKYEDCLENGNTFLTKALKKLQSIEIFDFNEENYALELGFTKRHVRRVFTNILGKTPVQLIQEYRLLIAKQLISKSSSNLTTVAYHSGFQSLRRFNSSIKEKYQMSPSEIRKNCEVNSSESFEFLLSYQNPYDFKSLLNFYRSHQVGKLEEFTENSMSRIYQINGEIGKLSVEHIPEKSSLLLKIICQNISVIPIIIENVRSMFDLQFNPEYLKSSIKKVPELSSILEEFPGIRLPTGWDAFEVAIATILGQLVSVERGKSLVADLVNLLGNESGFYADDAPIKLFPTPIQILQADLTKLKTTGRRKQTLKDFCNAIIKNEIHLESTQSIKEFSNKLKKIKGIGDWTVDYISLKALKDTNAFPATDLILARTLQSYSLEKINEVSPWRGYVAALLWKKFEKSKKNIL; encoded by the coding sequence ATGTTGCAGCAAGAAGCAGGGTATCTTGCAATAATATCTAAAGATTCAAGATTTGATGGGAAATTTTACTTTGGTGTAAAGACCACTGGAATATTTTGTCGTCCCATATGCCCAGCGACACCAAAAATAAGCAATATTAAATTATTTTCTTCTATTGAAGAAGCAGAGCGTTTTGGATTTCGTCCTTGTTTGCGCTGCCAACCACAGAAAAAGTATGAAGATTGTCTAGAAAATGGAAATACATTTTTGACAAAAGCACTTAAAAAGCTGCAATCTATTGAGATATTTGACTTTAATGAAGAAAACTATGCATTAGAATTGGGCTTTACAAAACGACATGTAAGAAGGGTGTTTACTAATATTCTAGGAAAAACTCCTGTCCAATTAATACAAGAATATCGTTTATTAATAGCAAAACAACTTATTTCAAAAAGTTCAAGTAACTTAACGACAGTAGCTTATCATTCAGGCTTCCAGTCATTGCGTCGATTTAATTCCTCAATTAAAGAGAAGTATCAAATGTCCCCGTCTGAAATTAGAAAAAATTGTGAAGTAAATTCTAGTGAATCTTTTGAATTTCTTTTGTCATATCAAAATCCGTATGATTTTAAATCTTTATTAAACTTTTACCGCTCACATCAAGTGGGAAAGTTAGAAGAATTTACCGAGAATTCTATGAGTAGAATTTATCAAATAAATGGAGAAATTGGGAAATTAAGTGTAGAGCATATTCCTGAGAAGTCCTCTTTATTACTAAAAATAATTTGCCAAAATATTTCGGTCATTCCAATAATTATTGAAAATGTAAGGTCTATGTTCGATCTTCAATTTAATCCAGAATATCTTAAAAGTTCAATCAAGAAAGTACCAGAACTTTCTTCTATTTTGGAAGAGTTCCCTGGCATACGCTTGCCAACTGGCTGGGATGCTTTTGAGGTAGCAATAGCCACTATTCTTGGACAACTTGTTAGTGTTGAACGCGGGAAAAGTTTAGTTGCAGATTTAGTGAATTTATTAGGCAATGAATCGGGATTTTATGCGGATGATGCTCCAATAAAACTATTTCCCACTCCAATACAAATTTTACAAGCAGATTTGACAAAATTAAAAACAACGGGTCGTAGGAAACAAACTTTAAAAGATTTTTGTAATGCAATTATCAAAAATGAAATTCATTTAGAATCAACACAGTCTATAAAAGAATTTTCTAATAAATTAAAAAAGATTAAAGGAATAGGCGATTGGACTGTTGATTATATTTCCCTAAAAGCTTTAAAGGACACTAATGCTTTTCCTGCTACAGATCTTATATTAGCCCGTACTTTACAAAGTTATTCGCTTGAAAAAATTAATGAAGTCTCACCTTGGCGTGGATATGTTGCTGCTTTATTATGGAAGAAATTTGAGAAAAGTAAAAAAAATATTTTATAA
- a CDS encoding DUF4189 domain-containing protein translates to MFHYQVIIIFEYIIYYFILFYVSIFSLSYITKIQAQEIIWEQIQIPAPGTNEKGLETLLIYSNIPGKHPTVLITHGTPRDHNDIPKRTAMGFFKQAMYFAKKGFSVAVVMRSGFGHSGGGIGKYNNFSCQSPAYLLTTKQAVNDLQAALLYLSTLPQFDTNNTIAVGASTGGLASIGLAAFPLDLNVGKIKLTLSFAGGNGSYAPRKICGGDYTLISAFKELGKLTSIPMLWIYAENDQYFSPELANELLNAFNKNGGNAKLVITPSFGEDGHFLFNQGMKIWEPIVEKFLNENNFKLVNIVINKQKENLDQNPNLYNAHSKEIFSKYLEDAPHKAFAIGDKGSYGKSANQYSKEDAITKALEICKQYNKSDCKIIHSL, encoded by the coding sequence ATGTTCCATTACCAAGTGATTATAATTTTTGAATACATAATATATTATTTTATTCTATTCTACGTTAGTATTTTTAGTTTATCTTATATAACTAAGATTCAAGCCCAAGAAATTATTTGGGAGCAGATACAAATCCCCGCTCCTGGTACAAACGAAAAAGGATTAGAAACTCTATTAATATATTCAAATATCCCAGGAAAACATCCCACTGTTCTCATCACACATGGGACTCCAAGAGATCATAACGATATCCCTAAAAGAACAGCAATGGGATTTTTTAAACAAGCAATGTATTTTGCAAAGAAAGGATTTTCGGTTGCAGTTGTTATGCGTTCGGGTTTTGGACATTCTGGGGGTGGAATTGGAAAATATAATAACTTTTCATGTCAAAGTCCTGCATATCTTTTAACAACTAAACAAGCTGTAAATGATTTACAAGCGGCTTTATTGTATTTATCTACTTTACCTCAATTTGACACAAATAATACAATAGCAGTTGGTGCTTCAACAGGGGGGTTAGCTTCTATAGGATTAGCAGCTTTCCCTCTGGATTTAAATGTCGGAAAAATTAAATTGACTTTAAGTTTTGCTGGTGGAAATGGATCTTATGCGCCAAGAAAAATTTGTGGAGGAGATTATACGTTAATATCAGCATTTAAAGAATTAGGAAAATTAACATCAATTCCAATGCTTTGGATTTATGCAGAAAATGATCAATATTTTTCTCCTGAATTAGCCAATGAACTCTTAAACGCTTTTAATAAAAATGGTGGTAATGCTAAATTAGTAATCACACCTTCGTTTGGTGAAGACGGACACTTTTTATTTAATCAGGGAATGAAGATTTGGGAACCAATAGTTGAAAAATTTCTTAATGAAAATAATTTCAAATTAGTAAACATTGTGATAAATAAACAAAAAGAAAATTTAGATCAAAATCCAAATCTATATAATGCACATAGCAAAGAAATATTCTCAAAATATTTAGAAGATGCACCTCATAAAGCTTTTGCAATTGGCGATAAAGGAAGCTATGGAAAAAGTGCAAATCAATACTCTAAAGAGGATGCAATTACAAAAGCGCTAGAAATTTGTAAACAATATAACAAATCTGATTGTAAAATAATTCATTCATTATGA
- a CDS encoding alpha/beta hydrolase has protein sequence MIKTVFLKWLPLSVAILIQGCNHLFYFPDNKMRMEPTKINLKYENIFINVDNETKLNGWLLKTKKIDPLGLIVHFHGNAENISTHFLYLSWLTEYGYDVFIFDYRGYGLSNGTPNKEIIYNDSIEVLKWIYSNNTAKNIFLVGQSLGGAIVIPVIAENPNKNIRGIVLDSTFSSYRSIAKDKLSSIWLTWPLQWPLSFLVSDSYSPIDYANKITVPVLNFHSENDPVVSYSLGKELYAAFPAQKEMNTLLQNDHCGAFVMKEDQYRRKMLEFFCLNLIEKNKICQNELVNLKNIRIKNSIDIYNENVSKFAENNK, from the coding sequence ATGATAAAAACTGTTTTCCTTAAATGGTTGCCTTTAAGCGTGGCTATCCTTATTCAAGGCTGCAATCATCTATTTTATTTTCCTGATAATAAGATGCGAATGGAACCAACAAAGATTAATTTGAAATATGAAAATATTTTTATAAATGTTGATAATGAAACTAAATTAAATGGATGGTTATTAAAAACAAAAAAAATAGATCCTTTAGGATTAATCGTGCATTTTCATGGAAATGCGGAAAATATATCTACACATTTTTTATATTTATCATGGCTTACTGAATATGGGTACGATGTATTTATTTTTGATTATAGAGGATATGGCCTATCAAATGGGACTCCTAATAAAGAAATAATTTATAATGATTCAATTGAAGTTTTAAAATGGATTTATAGTAATAATACTGCTAAAAATATTTTTCTTGTAGGACAGAGTTTAGGAGGAGCCATTGTGATTCCTGTGATTGCAGAAAATCCTAATAAAAATATTCGCGGAATTGTTTTGGATAGTACATTTTCCTCTTATCGAAGTATTGCAAAAGACAAACTGAGTTCAATTTGGTTGACATGGCCTCTTCAATGGCCATTAAGTTTTTTAGTTTCCGACTCATATAGCCCAATTGATTATGCAAATAAAATAACAGTTCCTGTTTTAAATTTTCATAGTGAAAATGATCCTGTTGTTTCTTATTCGTTGGGTAAGGAGTTATATGCAGCTTTTCCAGCACAAAAAGAAATGAATACCCTTTTGCAAAATGATCACTGTGGCGCTTTTGTTATGAAAGAAGATCAATATAGAAGAAAAATGTTAGAATTTTTTTGTTTGAATTTGATAGAAAAAAACAAGATTTGTCAGAACGAGTTAGTAAACTTAAAAAATATTAGAATTAAAAATTCTATTGATATTTACAATGAAAATGTAAGTAAATTTGCAGAAAATAATAAATAA